Within the Pseudocalidococcus azoricus BACA0444 genome, the region ATACCAAGCTCGACCAATGTTTCAATGGAATCTTGGTCTTTGGGTCTAAATCGCCGGACAAAGGCTTTTAACTCCCACCAGAAATGCTCTATGGGATTAAATTCAGGAGAATAGGGAGGCAAATAAACAACCGTTACACC harbors:
- a CDS encoding transposase, coding for MMDNLKAHKVAEVQEILADAGVTVVYLPPYSPEFNPIEHFWWELKAFVRRFRPKDQDSIETLVELGILLNLSDYRKHYFTHCCYCPS